One Narcine bancroftii isolate sNarBan1 chromosome 3, sNarBan1.hap1, whole genome shotgun sequence DNA window includes the following coding sequences:
- the myorg gene encoding myogenesis-regulating glycosidase — protein MPHTHSRQLQHRAGRGENSRIDTMYQVVPGSLPAAREKQSKEVKPLICSVLLGVLLIIAAVVAWCYYTTSLKKLNSFKIGGLELYNNGFNIKKSGSLVLFEMGFKSAPIDLESCFQDETGVRLNCTHSNKEEVNFFIETFKPKETITCYNIKWSTMVLDSAIEHCMYWEGGHWYGGAETSSQHWPIKLSDAVDPKPYVTGDVHSLREGFGGIVERYWVSNKSIAIRVNDSVPLHIGWNSSNREAFCLHARYKNSPFKPTSGQQPFVDLSYQVCGGSDLKIVHRYMAKTHFKMPKMTPSNRTFLYPIWSTWALYKTEVNQDKVLHYAEKIKKYHFNCSHIEIDDQYSTSYGEFDFDPVKFPNASEILHKLQGDGFQVTLWVHPFVNYNSASFVKGIESSYFVMDPSGRFPGLVEWWNGIAAVLDFTNPETKDWFQKKLEHLRSKYRIMSFKFDAGETSYLPVEFSTQKSLSDPSIYSKLYAEFAASYCKLGEVRIGYRTQMLPCFVRMVDRDSVWGYELGLKSLIPTALTMSILGYPFILPDMIGGNFYPNKTDGSDEIPDRELYIRWLELSAFLPAMQFSIPPWQYDGEVLKIASKFTQLRERIVGPLLFRLAVEATKTGNPIIRPLWWIAPDNKMAHKIDTQFLIGDDLMVAPILEKGKQARDIYLPDGKWQSFNGNIFDNTPILLADYAVSLDEVAYFTRMI, from the coding sequence ATGCCTCATACCCACAGTCGTCAGCTGCAGCACCGGGCAGGTCGAGGAGAAAATTCAAGAATTGATACAATGTACCAAGTCGTGCCTGGAAGTCTGCCTGCAGCTCGGGAAAAACAATCCAAAGAAGTCAAACCATTAATCTGCTCTGTTTTGCTGGGTGTTTTGCTGATAATTGCAGCTGTAGTTGCCTGGTGTTATTATACCACATCACTGAAAAAACTAAATTCTTTTAAAATAGGAGGGTTGGAGCTCTATAACAATGGATTTAACATCAAGAAGTCTGGCAGTTTGGTTTTATTCGAAATGGGCTTCAAATCTGCCCCTATTGACCTTGAGTCATGTTTTCAAGATGAGACTGGAGTTAGGCTAAATTGCACCCACTCTAATAAAGAAGAAGTGAATTTCTTTATTGAAACCTTCAAGCCCAAAGAGACCATAACTTGCTACAACATTAAATGGAGTACAATGGTACTGGATTCTGCTATTGAGCACTGCATGTATTGGGAAGGTGGACATTGGTATGGGGGAGCTGAGACGAGTTCACAGCACTGGCCGATTAAACTCTCAGATGCAGTAGATCCAAAGCCATATGTTACAGGTGATGTACATTCATTACGTGAAGGCTTCGGTGGAATTGTAGAAAGATACTGGGTATCAAACAAATCCATAGCCATTCGAGTTAACGATTCAGTCCCTCTGCATATTGGATGGAACAGCTCAAATAGAGAAGCATTTTGTTTGCACGCTAGGTATAAAAATTCTCCATTTAAACCAACATCAGGACAACAACCCTTTGTGGATCTAAGTTATCAAGTCTGTGGTGGTTCTGATTTGAAAATTGTCCATCGATACATGGCCAAAACACATTTCAAAATGCCGAAGATGACACCTTCAAATCGTACGTTCTTGTACCCGATCTGGTCTACCTGGGCTTTGTACAAAACTGAAGTGAACCAAGATAAAGTGTTGCATTATGCAGAAAAAATTAAGAAATACCATTTCAATTGCAGTCATATTGAAATAGATGATCAATATTCTACGAGTTATGGCGAATTTGACTTTGATCCAGTAAAGTTTCCAAATGCTTCAGAAATACTGCACAAGCTTCAGGGAGATGGATTCCAGGTGACCTTATGGGTCCATCCCTTTGTTAACTACAACTCAGCAAGTTTTGTCAAGGGAATAGAAAGTTCATATTTTGTGATGGATCCCAGTGGGAGATTTCCTGGTCTTGTGGAATGGTGGAATGGGATTGCAGCTGTCTTGGACTTCACCAATCCAGAGACCAAAGATTGGTTTCAGAAAAAATTGGAGCACTTGAGATCAAAGTATAGGATTATGTCTTTTAAATTTGATGCAGGAGAGACCAGTTACCTTCCTGTGGAGTTTAGCACTCAGAAGTCTTTGTCTGATCCCAGCATATATAGTAAACTGTATGCAGAATTTGCAGCATCATACTGCAAACTTGGGGAAGTGAGGATAGGATATAGGACCCAGATGCTACCTTGTTTTGTTCGTATGGTTGACCGTGACTCTGTTTGGGGTTATGAGCTTGGTTTAAAGTCTCTGATTCCTACTGCCCTCACCATGAGCATCTTGGGTTATCCTTTCATATTGCCTGATATGATTGGAGGAAATTTTTATCCAAATAAAACTGATGGGTCTGATGAAATTCCAGACCGAGAACTTTATATACGCTGGCTTGAACTTTCAGCTTTTCTTCCGGCCATGCAATTTTCCATCCCTCCTTGGCAATATGACGGGGAAGTTTTGAAGATCGCATCTAAATTTACCCAGCTCCGAGAAAGAATAGTTGGGCCTCTTCTATTCCGACTAGCAGTGGAAGCCACTAAAACGGGTAATCCAATCATCAGGCCCCTTTGGTGGATAGCTCCTGATAACAAAATGGCACACAAGATAGACACACAATTTCTGATAGGAGATGATCTTATGGTAGCCCCCATTCTAGAAAAAGGTAAACAAGCAAGAGATATCTATCTTCCAGATGGTAAATGGCAGAGTTTCAATGGAAATATTTTTGATAACACACCAATTCTTTTAGCAGACTATGCGGTTAGCCTTGATGAAGTGGCCTATTTTACTAgaatgatttaa